The window GCTGCACCAACCTGACGAGACATGACGCTAGATAACGAGAGACCCCAAGAAACCCTCGAATCGACTGAAAGTAAACCGGAGTACGTGAGGACGACGGCGGGCACGTGCCCGACGTGTCACGCGGACGTTCACGGGCACGTCTACCGCGCTCGCGGGACCGACGAACACGGGTGGATTTGCCCGGTGTGCGATGCGATTCACGACCCCGACGAGGTGGACGAGAGCGGGGCCGACGGCGAGCTGGTCGCCGACGGCGGAGACCAAAACGACCGGCTCTACTTCTGCGCGGAGTGCCGGACGGTCACCGTCGACGACGTCGACGAGTGCCCGGCGTGCGGGTCGGGTAGTCCGCCGAAGACGCTCGCGTTCGTGAACGGGGGTGGGAGCGCGTGAGTCTCGGAAACGACCCGAGCCGGTGGGAGCGCTCGGAGCCCGAAGCGGAGGAGTGTCGGTACTGCGACGGCCGCACGCACGACCCGAGCGGGGTCTGCCCCGACTGCCACTACGAGGGCGCGGGCATGGAGGGCCGCCGATGAGCGACGACCTGCAGCCGCTCAGCCCCGAGGAGGGTATCGAGCGGTTCCTTCGTCACCGCGAACCGAGCGTCCGGGATTCGACGATTCAGAACGCGAAGACGCGCCTGCGGTACTTCCGCGAGTGGTGCGAGGAGCGCAACGTCGAGAACCTGAACGACCTGACCGGCCGCGATCTCTCGGACTTCGTCGCGTGGCGACGCGGCGACATCGCGGCCATCACCCTCCAGAAACAACTCTCGACGATTCGGACGGCGCTCCGGTACTGGGCGGACATCGAGGGCGTCACCGAGGGGCTGGCCGAGAAGGTCCACGCGCCCGAGCTGCCCGACGGTGCGGGCTCGCGGGACGTGCACCTGAAAGCCGACCGCGCGAAGGACATTCTCCACTACCTCAGTGAGTACGAGCCGGGGAGCCGCGAGCACGCGGTGATGGCGCTCCTCTGGCGCACCGGGATGCGCCGCGGCGCGCTCCGGTCCCTCGACGTCGAGGACCTGCGACCCGACGAGCAAGCCATCGTCCTCCGTCACCGCATCGATGACGGCACGCGACTGAAGAACGGCGAGGGCGGCGAGCGCTGGGTCTACCTCGGCCCGCACTGGTTCAGCGTCGTCGAGAAGTACCTCAACCACCCGACTCGCCCGGACAAGCGCGACGACCACGGCCGCCGCCCGCTCATCACGACCCGGAACGGCCGGCCGACGGGTGACACGATCTACAAGACCGTCCTGAAAGCGACCCAGCCGTGCCGAATCGGCGAGCCCTGCCCGCACGACCGCGACCCCGAGACGTGCGAGGCACGCAACGGCCGAGACCACTACTCGAAGTGTCCGTCATCGCGGTCGCCGCACGCCGTTCGCCGCGGAGCCATCACCCACCACCTCAACGAGGACACCCCGCCCGAGACGGTGAGCGAGCGGATGGA is drawn from Halocalculus aciditolerans and contains these coding sequences:
- a CDS encoding tyrosine-type recombinase/integrase, giving the protein MSDDLQPLSPEEGIERFLRHREPSVRDSTIQNAKTRLRYFREWCEERNVENLNDLTGRDLSDFVAWRRGDIAAITLQKQLSTIRTALRYWADIEGVTEGLAEKVHAPELPDGAGSRDVHLKADRAKDILHYLSEYEPGSREHAVMALLWRTGMRRGALRSLDVEDLRPDEQAIVLRHRIDDGTRLKNGEGGERWVYLGPHWFSVVEKYLNHPTRPDKRDDHGRRPLITTRNGRPTGDTIYKTVLKATQPCRIGEPCPHDRDPETCEARNGRDHYSKCPSSRSPHAVRRGAITHHLNEDTPPETVSERMDVSLDVLYEHYDARTEREKMSVRRRQVPEGR